One genomic region from Mesorhizobium terrae encodes:
- a CDS encoding alpha/beta fold hydrolase, whose product MTGPYPIRFARATMLDIAYEEHGEPGGDAIVLLHGFPYDPRCYDEVWPLLVAQGHRVIVPYLRGYGATRFLSSETMRSGQQAALGLDLVDLMDALSIEKASLAGYDWGGRAACIVAALWPQRARCLVTGDGYNIQNIPASVNPASPETEHRYWYQYYFHSARGVRGLTENRDALARLLWKLWSPTWAFTDDAFALSAASFQNPDFVDIVIHSYRHRYGYAPGDPILQPVEDRLAEQPLISVPTISLCGADDGVGPPDEEDGHQFSGPFERRILPGVGHNIPQEAPRATAQALLELLGKG is encoded by the coding sequence ATGACCGGACCCTACCCTATCCGCTTCGCCCGCGCCACCATGCTCGACATCGCCTATGAGGAGCATGGCGAGCCCGGCGGCGACGCAATCGTCCTCTTGCATGGCTTTCCCTACGATCCGCGCTGCTATGACGAGGTCTGGCCGCTCCTTGTGGCGCAGGGGCATCGTGTCATCGTGCCTTATCTGCGCGGCTACGGGGCGACGCGGTTCCTGTCTTCCGAGACGATGCGCTCTGGCCAGCAGGCGGCGCTGGGGCTGGACCTCGTCGACCTGATGGATGCGCTGTCGATCGAAAAGGCGTCGCTGGCCGGTTACGACTGGGGTGGGCGCGCCGCCTGCATCGTTGCGGCACTCTGGCCGCAGCGGGCGCGCTGCCTGGTCACCGGCGACGGCTACAACATCCAGAACATCCCCGCTTCCGTGAACCCGGCCTCGCCCGAGACCGAGCACCGCTACTGGTATCAGTATTATTTCCATTCGGCGCGCGGCGTGCGCGGTCTGACCGAAAACCGCGACGCGCTGGCCCGGCTGTTGTGGAAATTGTGGTCGCCCACCTGGGCGTTCACGGACGATGCCTTCGCGCTGTCGGCCGCTTCCTTCCAGAATCCCGATTTCGTCGACATCGTCATCCATTCCTACCGGCACCGCTACGGCTACGCACCGGGAGATCCCATCCTGCAGCCCGTCGAGGACCGGCTGGCCGAACAACCGCTGATTTCGGTGCCGACCATATCGCTGTGCGGTGCCGACGACGGCGTCGGCCCGCCGGACGAGGAAGACGGCCACCAGTTTTCCGGCCCGTTCGAACGGCGCATTCTGCCGGGCGTCGGGCACAACATTCCGCAGGAGGCACCCCGGGCGACGGCGCAGGCATTGCTGGAGCTGCTCGGCAAGGGCTGA
- a CDS encoding sulfite exporter TauE/SafE family protein gives MTFIDAAILFVAGLLSGIVNAVAGGGTFLTFGAMSVLGIPPIAANATSSITQFPGYITSTLAYWSDIRAIWRSAVLLCIVSAIGALGGALLLLALDNPSFRAMVPWLLIAATALFAAGPWLKPKPKPGQPAAVGSVAGAAMQFATAVYGGFFGAGMGVMMLATLGLTQSGDYHRLNALKNMFSIVIAAVAILIFVSGGVVSWPQALVMIPAVALGGYLGVWIAKRVPQNAVRIFVIAVGLFLAAYYFLKA, from the coding sequence TTGACGTTCATCGACGCAGCCATCCTCTTCGTCGCCGGGCTGCTTTCCGGCATCGTCAATGCCGTCGCTGGCGGCGGCACCTTTCTCACTTTCGGGGCGATGAGCGTGCTTGGCATTCCGCCGATCGCGGCCAATGCGACGTCGTCGATCACGCAGTTTCCCGGCTACATCACCTCGACGCTGGCCTATTGGAGCGACATTAGGGCGATCTGGCGCAGCGCCGTGCTGCTTTGCATCGTTTCGGCTATCGGCGCGCTGGGTGGCGCGCTTTTGCTTCTGGCGCTCGACAATCCGTCGTTCCGCGCCATGGTGCCGTGGCTCTTGATCGCCGCCACCGCGCTGTTCGCCGCCGGGCCATGGCTGAAGCCGAAACCGAAACCCGGCCAACCGGCCGCCGTCGGGTCCGTCGCGGGTGCCGCGATGCAGTTCGCCACCGCCGTCTATGGCGGCTTCTTCGGCGCCGGCATGGGGGTGATGATGCTGGCGACGCTGGGCCTCACTCAAAGCGGCGACTACCACCGCCTCAATGCCCTGAAGAACATGTTCTCCATCGTCATTGCCGCCGTCGCCATCCTGATCTTCGTGTCGGGCGGCGTGGTGTCATGGCCGCAGGCGCTGGTGATGATCCCGGCCGTGGCGCTCGGCGGTTACCTTGGCGTGTGGATCGCCAAGCGCGTGCCGCAGAACGCGGTGCGTATCTTCGTCATCGCCGTCGGGCTGTTTTTGGCGGCGTATTATTTCCTGAAGGCGTAG
- the trmD gene encoding tRNA (guanosine(37)-N1)-methyltransferase TrmD, which yields MSFAASVLTLYPEMFPGALGLSLAGRALERGDWSLDAVQIRDFATDKHRTVDDSPAGGGAGMVMRADVLARAIDRTGPQGDPRPKLLMSPRGKPLTQARVRELAAGPGVIILCGRFEGVDQRVIEARNLEEVSVGDFILSGGEPAALVLLDAVVRLLPGVMGNERSGEEESFENGLLEHPHYTRPQEFEGRQIPDVLISGNHGKIAQWRHEQAEKLTAERRPDLLAGKS from the coding sequence GTGAGCTTCGCCGCTTCGGTTCTCACCCTCTATCCGGAGATGTTTCCGGGCGCGCTTGGCCTTTCGCTGGCCGGCCGCGCGCTGGAGCGGGGCGACTGGTCGCTCGACGCCGTCCAGATCCGCGACTTCGCCACCGACAAGCACCGCACGGTGGACGACAGCCCGGCCGGCGGCGGCGCCGGCATGGTGATGCGCGCCGACGTGCTGGCCCGTGCCATCGATCGCACCGGCCCGCAGGGCGACCCGCGCCCGAAGCTTTTGATGAGCCCGCGCGGAAAACCGCTGACCCAGGCGCGCGTGCGCGAACTGGCGGCCGGGCCGGGCGTCATCATCCTGTGCGGCCGTTTCGAAGGCGTCGACCAGCGGGTCATCGAGGCGCGCAACCTGGAAGAAGTCTCCGTCGGCGATTTCATCCTGTCCGGCGGCGAGCCGGCGGCGCTGGTTCTGCTCGATGCAGTCGTGCGGCTCCTGCCCGGCGTCATGGGCAACGAGCGCTCCGGCGAGGAGGAGAGCTTCGAGAACGGCCTGCTCGAACACCCGCACTACACCCGCCCGCAGGAATTCGAGGGCCGGCAAATCCCCGACGTGCTGATCTCGGGCAATCACGGCAAGATTGCCCAATGGCGGCACGAGCAAGCGGAAAAGCTGACGGCCGAACGCCGGCCGGATTTGCTGGCAGGCAAATCCTGA
- the rimM gene encoding ribosome maturation factor RimM (Essential for efficient processing of 16S rRNA) — translation MSKPKNPIQMAVIGAAHGIKGELRVKTFTGDPLALADYGPLYARDGRAFEITDIRPANEVVVVRFKGVSDRNAAEALTGTELFVDRSALPDDGDEDEFYHADLVGLAVRDDTGAVIGKVAAVQNFGGGDILDITLGSRKGVLVPFTHAAVPEVSIADGFVRLDPVAAGLVEDEDGDGEPNIGPAPGDDGFDAKRRPRGPKGAGGNR, via the coding sequence ATGAGCAAACCGAAAAATCCGATCCAGATGGCCGTCATCGGTGCCGCGCACGGCATCAAGGGCGAGCTGCGCGTGAAGACCTTCACCGGCGACCCGCTGGCGCTCGCCGACTACGGACCGCTCTACGCCAGGGACGGCCGCGCCTTCGAGATCACCGATATCCGACCCGCCAACGAGGTGGTTGTGGTGCGCTTCAAGGGCGTCAGTGACCGCAACGCCGCCGAGGCGCTGACCGGAACGGAACTGTTCGTCGACCGCTCGGCGCTGCCCGACGATGGCGACGAGGACGAATTCTACCATGCCGACCTGGTCGGCCTCGCGGTCAGGGACGATACGGGTGCCGTCATCGGCAAGGTGGCGGCGGTGCAGAATTTCGGCGGCGGCGATATTCTCGACATTACGCTCGGCTCCCGCAAGGGCGTGCTGGTCCCGTTCACCCACGCCGCCGTGCCGGAAGTTTCGATTGCAGATGGCTTCGTGCGCCTCGACCCGGTCGCGGCCGGTCTTGTCGAGGATGAGGACGGCGACGGCGAACCGAACATCGGCCCGGCGCCCGGCGACGACGGTTTCGATGCGAAGCGCCGCCCACGCGGTCCGAAAGGTGCCGGGGGCAACCGGTGA
- a CDS encoding tyrosine recombinase XerC, whose protein sequence is MQEFLIAAKPDLQAARESWLKALAGERRLSALTVEAYERDTRQFLQFLTGHCGGPPGIADVAALRPADFRGFLALRRNEGAGARTLGRGLAGVRSLLRFLERRGLVNAAGAVALRAPKQPKSLPKPLTAADARRVVSAGEQLAEEPWIAARNAAVLTLLYGSGLRISEALGLTGADLAHSSETVLRVTGKGGKTRLVPVLPVAFQAIAEYRKLCPYRLGADGPLFRGARGGPLNPAIIQREMVKLRSALNLPETATPHALRHSFATHLLGRGGDLRTIQELLGHASLSTTQIYTGVDTARLLDIYEAAHPRA, encoded by the coding sequence ATGCAGGAATTCCTCATCGCCGCCAAACCGGACCTCCAGGCCGCTCGCGAAAGCTGGCTGAAGGCACTGGCCGGCGAGCGCCGGCTGTCGGCGCTGACGGTGGAAGCCTATGAGCGCGACACCCGCCAGTTCCTGCAATTTTTGACCGGCCATTGCGGCGGTCCGCCGGGCATCGCCGATGTCGCGGCGCTGCGCCCGGCCGATTTTCGCGGTTTCCTCGCCCTGCGCCGCAATGAAGGCGCCGGCGCCCGCACTTTGGGGCGCGGGCTGGCCGGTGTGCGCTCGCTGCTGCGTTTCCTGGAACGGCGCGGGTTGGTGAATGCGGCGGGCGCGGTGGCACTGCGCGCGCCGAAACAGCCGAAATCGCTGCCCAAGCCGCTGACCGCGGCGGATGCGCGGCGCGTGGTTTCGGCCGGCGAACAGCTTGCCGAAGAACCGTGGATCGCAGCCCGCAACGCCGCCGTCTTGACGCTTCTCTACGGTTCGGGCCTGCGCATTTCCGAGGCGCTCGGCCTCACCGGGGCCGATCTCGCGCATAGTTCGGAGACGGTGCTGCGTGTCACCGGCAAGGGCGGCAAGACCAGGCTGGTGCCGGTGCTGCCGGTGGCCTTCCAGGCGATCGCCGAATACCGCAAGCTCTGCCCCTATCGTCTGGGCGCGGACGGGCCGCTGTTTCGCGGCGCGCGCGGCGGCCCGCTCAATCCGGCGATCATCCAGCGCGAGATGGTGAAGCTGCGTTCGGCGCTGAACCTGCCGGAGACGGCGACGCCGCATGCGCTCAGGCATTCCTTCGCCACGCATCTGCTCGGCCGCGGCGGCGACCTGCGCACCATCCAGGAACTGCTCGGTCATGCCTCGCTGTCGACGACGCAAATCTATACCGGCGTCGACACCGCCCGCCTGCTCGATATCTACGAAGCCGCGCATCCCCGCGCCTGA
- a CDS encoding TraB/GumN family protein encodes MHLVPTKTDRVAHLSLKLLAAVNVLLFLSFLIVALLAAGRAHAEMVSCSGADMVAALQKSDPATYAKIEKEAAAVPNGKGRLWRLEKPGEKPSWLFGTMHMTDPRVVTLPEAAQKAFDGANTVIIETTDVLDQGKMMGALAREPDLMMFTDGTTLTSLLPPEDAKILESGLDARGIPAASVAKMKPWMLSAMVSLPACEMARKSAGAPVLDVKLAEQAKASGKGLEGLETATDQLRAMASLPMQQHIKGLVETLKLGDKINDVSETMIVLYQRGDIGMIWPLFRATLPDVAGDEEGYSAFEEAIVNKRNTVMAERALPILAKGNVFMAVGALHLPGAEGLVEDFRKAGYTVTAAN; translated from the coding sequence ATGCATCTCGTTCCGACCAAGACCGACCGTGTCGCGCATCTGTCGTTGAAGCTGCTCGCGGCGGTCAACGTGCTTCTGTTCCTGTCCTTCCTGATCGTGGCGCTGCTGGCCGCCGGCCGCGCGCATGCCGAGATGGTGTCGTGCAGCGGCGCCGATATGGTCGCCGCGCTGCAGAAGAGCGATCCCGCCACCTATGCGAAGATCGAAAAGGAGGCGGCCGCCGTGCCCAACGGCAAGGGCCGGTTGTGGAGGCTGGAAAAGCCCGGCGAGAAGCCATCCTGGCTGTTCGGCACCATGCATATGACCGACCCGCGCGTGGTGACCCTGCCGGAGGCGGCGCAGAAGGCTTTCGACGGCGCCAATACGGTCATCATCGAGACGACCGACGTGCTCGACCAGGGCAAGATGATGGGGGCCCTGGCCAGGGAGCCTGATTTGATGATGTTCACCGACGGCACGACGTTGACGTCGCTGCTGCCGCCGGAGGATGCCAAGATCTTGGAGAGCGGCCTCGATGCGCGCGGCATTCCGGCGGCGAGCGTCGCCAAGATGAAACCATGGATGCTGTCGGCGATGGTCTCGCTGCCGGCCTGCGAGATGGCCCGCAAGAGCGCCGGTGCCCCGGTGCTCGACGTCAAGCTGGCGGAACAGGCCAAGGCGTCCGGCAAGGGCTTGGAGGGGCTGGAGACGGCCACCGACCAGCTGCGCGCCATGGCCTCGCTGCCGATGCAGCAGCACATCAAGGGGCTGGTGGAGACGCTGAAGCTCGGCGACAAGATCAACGACGTGTCGGAGACGATGATCGTGCTCTACCAGCGCGGCGACATCGGCATGATCTGGCCGCTGTTTCGGGCAACGCTGCCGGATGTGGCGGGCGACGAGGAAGGTTATTCGGCCTTCGAGGAAGCCATCGTGAACAAGCGCAATACGGTGATGGCCGAGCGCGCCTTGCCGATCCTGGCCAAGGGCAATGTGTTCATGGCCGTCGGCGCGCTGCATCTGCCCGGCGCGGAAGGACTGGTCGAGGATTTCCGCAAGGCCGGCTACACCGTCACGGCGGCGAACTGA
- a CDS encoding DUF2867 domain-containing protein, with product MATVQGLSDYAGILPGANFFDSFAIEIAGEQLDARTAAERVMSRRPAWVDWLLALRNILVGPFGLKTGPVDMPADQEVIGLFPLISESPSTVVLGLDDRHLDFRLVVKVDALSGSRQSISASTLVATHNLLGRAYLATIMPFHRVIVPAMLARVA from the coding sequence ATGGCAACAGTGCAGGGTCTTTCGGACTATGCCGGGATATTGCCCGGTGCCAATTTCTTCGACAGCTTCGCGATCGAAATCGCCGGTGAGCAGCTCGACGCGCGAACGGCGGCGGAGCGCGTGATGTCGCGCAGGCCGGCCTGGGTCGACTGGTTGCTGGCGCTGCGCAACATCCTGGTCGGCCCCTTCGGCCTGAAGACCGGGCCCGTCGACATGCCGGCCGACCAGGAGGTGATCGGCCTGTTTCCGCTGATCAGCGAAAGCCCGTCCACCGTGGTGCTCGGTCTCGACGATCGGCATCTCGATTTCAGGCTGGTGGTGAAAGTCGACGCGTTGAGCGGCAGCAGGCAGTCGATCAGCGCTTCGACGCTCGTCGCCACGCACAACCTACTCGGTCGCGCCTATCTGGCCACCATCATGCCGTTCCACCGCGTCATCGTGCCGGCGATGCTGGCGCGGGTCGCCTGA
- the lpdA gene encoding dihydrolipoyl dehydrogenase, whose amino-acid sequence MAYDVVVIGSGPGGYVCAIKAAQLGLKVAVVEKRETYGGTCLNIGCIPSKALLHASEMLAEAQHSFDTLGVEVGTPKLNLKKMMAHKDATVASNVTGVAFLFKKNKIDAFRGTGKVVSAGKVSVTGEDGKVQEIEAKNIVIATGSDVAGIPGVKVDIDEKVIVSSTGALSLEKVPGHLVVVGGGVIGLELGSVWSRLGAKVTVVEYLDSILGGMDGEVSKQFQRMLAKQGFEFKLGAKVTGVAKAKKGATVTFEPVKGGAAETIEADAVLIATGRRPYTDALGLKEAGVELDERGRVKTDNHWRTNVPGIYAIGDVIAGPMLAHKAEDEGVAVAESIAGQAGHVNYDVIPSVVYTSPEVASVGKTEEELKKAGIDYKVGKFPFTANGRARAMLHTDGFVKILADKASDRVLGVHILGFGAGEMIHEAVVLMEFGGSSEDLARSCHAHPTMSEAVKEAALATFFKPIHL is encoded by the coding sequence ATGGCTTATGACGTCGTCGTTATCGGATCTGGCCCGGGCGGCTATGTGTGCGCCATCAAGGCGGCGCAGCTTGGCCTGAAGGTGGCCGTGGTCGAGAAGCGCGAGACTTATGGCGGCACCTGCCTCAACATCGGCTGCATCCCGTCCAAGGCACTGCTGCACGCTTCCGAAATGCTGGCCGAGGCGCAGCATTCCTTCGACACGCTGGGCGTCGAGGTCGGCACGCCGAAGCTCAATCTGAAGAAGATGATGGCGCATAAGGACGCGACCGTGGCGTCCAACGTCACTGGCGTCGCCTTCCTGTTCAAGAAGAACAAGATCGACGCCTTCCGCGGCACCGGCAAGGTGGTCTCCGCCGGCAAGGTTTCCGTCACCGGCGAGGACGGCAAGGTCCAGGAGATCGAGGCGAAGAACATCGTCATCGCCACCGGGTCCGACGTCGCCGGCATTCCGGGCGTCAAGGTCGACATCGACGAGAAGGTCATCGTCTCGTCCACCGGCGCGCTGTCGCTGGAGAAGGTGCCCGGTCATCTCGTCGTGGTCGGCGGCGGCGTCATCGGCCTCGAGCTCGGCTCGGTCTGGTCCCGCCTCGGCGCCAAGGTCACCGTCGTCGAATATCTGGATTCCATTCTCGGCGGCATGGATGGCGAAGTGTCCAAGCAGTTCCAGCGCATGCTGGCCAAGCAGGGCTTCGAGTTCAAGCTGGGCGCCAAGGTCACCGGCGTCGCCAAGGCCAAGAAGGGCGCGACGGTCACGTTCGAACCGGTCAAGGGCGGCGCGGCCGAGACCATCGAGGCCGACGCTGTGCTGATCGCCACCGGCCGCCGGCCCTACACCGACGCGCTCGGTCTCAAGGAGGCCGGCGTTGAACTGGACGAGCGCGGCCGCGTCAAGACCGACAACCATTGGCGCACCAACGTGCCCGGCATCTATGCCATCGGCGACGTCATCGCCGGGCCGATGCTGGCGCACAAGGCCGAGGACGAAGGCGTTGCCGTGGCCGAAAGCATCGCCGGCCAGGCCGGTCATGTGAACTACGACGTCATCCCGAGCGTGGTCTACACCAGCCCCGAAGTCGCCTCGGTCGGCAAGACCGAAGAGGAACTGAAGAAGGCCGGCATCGACTACAAGGTCGGCAAGTTCCCCTTTACCGCTAATGGCCGCGCGCGCGCCATGCTGCACACCGACGGTTTCGTGAAGATCCTGGCCGACAAGGCCAGCGACCGCGTGCTCGGCGTGCACATCCTCGGTTTCGGCGCCGGCGAGATGATCCACGAGGCGGTGGTGCTGATGGAGTTCGGCGGTTCTTCGGAAGACCTCGCCCGCAGCTGTCACGCCCACCCAACCATGTCGGAGGCGGTCAAGGAAGCGGCGCTCGCCACCTTCTTCAAGCCAATTCACCTGTGA
- a CDS encoding SDR family oxidoreductase — MTAPGKTLLVTGGSRGIGAAVCRLAAGAGYRVAINYASNQEAAETLVAEIKAGGGEAFAVKGDVGDEANVLSMFETVDKRFGSLDAFVNNAGVVDAKARVDELSAARLERMMRINVIGSILCAREAVRRMSTLRGGKGGSIVNLSSAAALLGSPGEYVDYAASKGAIDTFTLGLAREVANEGVRVNAVRPGIIDTEIHASGGQPGRVAAIRDSVPMKREGKAEEVAHAVLWLLSDEASYTTGSIVNVSGGR; from the coding sequence ATGACCGCGCCCGGAAAAACCCTGCTCGTCACCGGCGGCAGCCGTGGCATCGGCGCCGCAGTGTGCCGGCTGGCGGCCGGAGCGGGCTACCGCGTCGCGATAAACTACGCCTCCAACCAGGAGGCAGCCGAAACGCTGGTCGCCGAGATCAAGGCCGGAGGCGGCGAAGCCTTCGCCGTCAAGGGCGATGTCGGCGACGAGGCCAACGTGCTCTCCATGTTCGAAACCGTCGACAAGCGCTTTGGATCGCTCGACGCCTTCGTCAACAATGCCGGCGTGGTCGATGCCAAGGCGCGTGTCGACGAACTGAGCGCCGCGCGCCTGGAACGCATGATGCGCATCAACGTCATCGGCTCGATCCTCTGTGCCCGCGAGGCGGTCAGACGCATGTCGACGCTGCGCGGCGGCAAGGGCGGCTCCATCGTCAACCTCTCGTCCGCCGCCGCGTTGCTGGGCTCGCCCGGCGAATATGTCGACTATGCCGCCTCCAAGGGCGCCATCGACACCTTCACCCTCGGCCTGGCCCGCGAGGTCGCCAATGAAGGCGTGCGCGTCAACGCCGTCCGGCCGGGCATCATCGACACCGAAATCCATGCCTCCGGCGGTCAGCCGGGACGCGTCGCGGCAATCCGCGACAGCGTACCGATGAAACGCGAGGGCAAGGCGGAAGAAGTCGCCCATGCCGTGCTCTGGCTTTTGTCGGACGAGGCATCATATACGACGGGCTCGATTGTGAACGTAAGCGGCGGCCGCTGA
- a CDS encoding LysE family translocator → MHYVYEFLGLMAVFSVLVVSPGADFLLVVRQSLVHGRRTAIVTSFGIGASLLFHIGYTILGIGIIVAKSLFLFGLLKWAGAAYLVYLGWKSLRADTFEMPDTAEATTPAAPPSALRCFLLGFATNALNPKPVLFFLSLFTALVSHDTPATVQAVYGLLMAATLILWFVAVSSFFTVASVRARFLAWGRWFNRVTGVIFIGLGIRLATQQAS, encoded by the coding sequence ATGCACTACGTCTATGAATTCCTCGGCCTGATGGCCGTCTTCTCGGTCCTGGTGGTCTCGCCCGGCGCCGATTTCCTGCTCGTCGTGCGGCAAAGCCTGGTGCACGGCCGGCGCACGGCCATTGTCACCAGCTTCGGCATCGGCGCCTCGCTGCTGTTCCACATCGGCTACACCATCCTCGGCATCGGCATCATCGTCGCCAAATCGCTGTTCCTGTTCGGTCTGCTGAAATGGGCGGGTGCGGCCTATCTCGTCTATCTCGGCTGGAAGTCGCTGCGCGCCGACACCTTCGAAATGCCGGACACGGCCGAGGCGACGACGCCGGCCGCGCCGCCTTCGGCATTGCGCTGCTTCCTGCTCGGCTTCGCCACCAATGCGTTGAACCCGAAGCCGGTGCTGTTCTTCCTGTCGCTGTTCACCGCGCTCGTCAGCCACGACACGCCGGCCACGGTGCAGGCGGTCTACGGTCTCTTGATGGCGGCAACGCTGATCCTGTGGTTCGTCGCGGTCTCGTCCTTTTTCACGGTTGCCTCCGTCAGGGCGCGTTTCCTTGCCTGGGGCCGCTGGTTCAACCGCGTCACCGGCGTCATCTTCATTGGCCTTGGCATACGCCTGGCCACGCAGCAGGCGAGCTGA
- a CDS encoding MAPEG family protein translates to MEAAAASVEILVLGLSVAFLIAHILAQALALDLSGDISVRYLLGPRDQGRQTNSVLAGRLTRALGNLLETYPAFIALALALAVTGKTGGLGATGAWLWFAARIVYLGLYAAGVPVLRTIVWFVSLLGLVLMLVRLMA, encoded by the coding sequence ATGGAAGCAGCGGCGGCGTCGGTTGAGATTTTGGTCCTGGGCCTGAGCGTTGCGTTCCTGATCGCCCATATCCTGGCACAGGCGCTGGCGCTCGATCTTTCCGGCGATATCAGCGTCAGATATCTGCTCGGCCCGCGCGATCAGGGGCGCCAGACCAACAGCGTGCTGGCGGGACGGCTGACGCGCGCGCTCGGCAACCTGCTCGAAACCTATCCCGCCTTCATCGCGCTGGCGCTGGCGCTAGCCGTCACCGGCAAGACCGGCGGGCTTGGCGCCACCGGCGCATGGCTGTGGTTTGCCGCCAGGATCGTGTATCTCGGTCTCTATGCGGCGGGCGTTCCGGTCCTGCGCACCATCGTATGGTTCGTCTCCCTCCTCGGTCTCGTCTTGATGCTGGTCAGGTTGATGGCTTAG
- a CDS encoding MAPEG family protein yields the protein MEAVAASTEVWVLGWSAALLLVQVIAQASTIGDLGPKYLFSARDENRVSKNVLAGRLLRALRNLLETYPAFIALVLALALTGKTGGIAATGAVVWIVARVLYLIAYAAGIPVVRTVIWTASIVGLAMMLVRLLG from the coding sequence ATGGAAGCTGTTGCAGCATCGACTGAAGTCTGGGTTCTTGGCTGGAGCGCCGCGCTCCTGCTCGTACAGGTCATCGCCCAGGCTTCCACCATCGGCGATCTCGGCCCGAAATACCTGTTCAGCGCCCGCGACGAAAACCGCGTCTCGAAAAACGTTTTGGCCGGGCGCCTTCTGCGTGCCTTGCGCAACCTGCTCGAGACCTATCCGGCCTTCATCGCCCTGGTGCTGGCGCTTGCCCTCACCGGCAAGACCGGCGGCATCGCCGCCACCGGCGCGGTGGTGTGGATCGTGGCGCGCGTGCTCTACCTCATTGCTTATGCGGCGGGCATACCTGTCGTTCGCACAGTGATCTGGACCGCCTCCATCGTCGGCCTGGCGATGATGCTGGTCAGGCTGCTCGGCTGA
- the odhB gene encoding 2-oxoglutarate dehydrogenase complex dihydrolipoyllysine-residue succinyltransferase, which produces MATEIKVPTLGESVTEATIGKWFKKVGDAIAADEPLVELETDKVTVEVPAPAAGTLAEIIVKEGETVGVGALLGSISAGAGAPAAKPAAVAQASAPTAASTVKEAVAQTAMPPAPSAAKLLAESNIAVDQVAGSGKRGQVLKGDVLDAIAKGVSAPAAAPAAAPVAVRAPSNADDASREERVRMTKLRQTIARRLKEAQSTAAMLTTFNEVDMKAVMDLRSKYKDVFEKKHGVKLGFMGFFTKAVTHALKEIPAVNAEIDGTDIIYKNFAHVGVAVGTEKGLVVPVVRNADQMSIAEIEKEIGRLGLAARDGKLSVADMQGGTFTISNGGVYGSLMSTPILNAPQSGILGMHKIQDRPVVVGGQIVIRPMMYLALSYDHRIVDGKEAVTFLVRVKESLEDPERLVLDL; this is translated from the coding sequence ATGGCTACCGAAATCAAAGTCCCGACACTCGGCGAGTCCGTCACCGAAGCCACGATCGGCAAGTGGTTCAAGAAGGTTGGCGACGCCATCGCCGCCGACGAACCGCTGGTCGAGCTGGAAACCGACAAGGTGACGGTGGAAGTGCCGGCTCCGGCCGCGGGCACGCTGGCCGAGATCATCGTCAAGGAAGGTGAGACCGTCGGCGTCGGCGCCCTGCTCGGCTCGATTTCGGCCGGTGCGGGTGCCCCCGCCGCCAAGCCGGCAGCCGTCGCCCAGGCGTCCGCGCCGACCGCCGCTTCGACTGTCAAGGAAGCCGTTGCCCAGACCGCCATGCCGCCGGCACCGAGCGCCGCCAAATTGCTCGCCGAAAGCAACATCGCGGTCGACCAGGTTGCGGGTTCCGGCAAGCGCGGCCAGGTGCTGAAGGGCGACGTGCTTGACGCCATTGCCAAGGGCGTTTCCGCCCCGGCCGCGGCGCCCGCCGCCGCCCCGGTTGCCGTGCGCGCACCGTCCAATGCCGACGACGCCTCGCGCGAAGAGCGCGTGCGCATGACCAAGCTGCGCCAGACCATTGCGCGCCGCCTGAAGGAAGCGCAGTCGACCGCCGCCATGCTCACCACCTTCAACGAGGTGGACATGAAGGCGGTGATGGACCTGCGCAGCAAATACAAGGACGTCTTCGAGAAGAAGCACGGCGTGAAGCTCGGCTTCATGGGCTTCTTCACCAAGGCGGTGACCCATGCGCTGAAGGAAATCCCGGCCGTCAACGCCGAGATCGACGGCACCGACATCATCTACAAGAACTTCGCCCATGTCGGCGTCGCCGTCGGCACCGAGAAGGGCCTGGTGGTTCCGGTCGTCCGCAATGCCGACCAGATGTCGATCGCCGAGATCGAAAAGGAAATCGGCCGCCTTGGCCTCGCCGCGCGCGATGGCAAGCTGTCGGTCGCCGACATGCAGGGCGGCACCTTCACCATCTCCAATGGCGGCGTCTACGGGTCGCTGATGTCGACCCCGATCCTCAACGCGCCGCAGTCGGGCATTCTCGGCATGCACAAGATCCAGGACCGTCCGGTCGTGGTCGGCGGACAGATCGTCATCCGCCCGATGATGTATCTGGCGCTCTCCTACGACCACCGCATCGTCGACGGCAAGGAAGCCGTCACCTTCCTGGTACGGGTCAAGGAAAGCCTCGAGGATCCGGAGCGGCTCGTTCTGGATCTCTAA